From Nitrospirota bacterium, the proteins below share one genomic window:
- a CDS encoding DUF928 domain-containing protein, which yields MNSRRPVIRWLAVCSLSLSGGVFAAVAPATEFQLAREADSPAPLYKPRERATPRARVFGPTRGIEADAPQALALVPDHIGFTVSAQPTLYWYLSKTTSLPVTFTLIDTRVIKPLFHVTLAPPRRAGLQAIRLKDYGITLEEHVQYRWFVSLVPDPNSPARDIVTGGVIERVVANEAGCGLSVAASLDAARCYAEDGLWYDMFAAISDLIAASPQDRALRRIRASFLQQAGLPDVAAWDLRQGGSE from the coding sequence ATGAACTCTCGAAGGCCGGTCATACGGTGGCTGGCGGTCTGCAGCCTGAGCCTCTCCGGCGGAGTCTTCGCCGCCGTCGCCCCGGCGACGGAATTCCAGCTTGCCCGAGAGGCGGATTCGCCGGCTCCGCTCTACAAACCCCGCGAGCGCGCCACGCCGCGCGCCCGCGTGTTCGGGCCGACCCGCGGGATCGAGGCCGACGCGCCGCAGGCGCTGGCTCTGGTTCCGGATCACATCGGCTTCACCGTGTCCGCGCAACCGACCCTCTACTGGTACCTGTCGAAGACGACCTCCCTGCCCGTCACCTTCACCCTGATCGACACGCGGGTCATCAAGCCGCTGTTTCACGTGACGCTCGCGCCTCCCCGCCGCGCGGGGCTGCAGGCGATCCGGCTGAAGGATTACGGGATCACGCTGGAAGAGCACGTGCAGTATCGCTGGTTCGTCTCTCTGGTCCCCGATCCGAATTCGCCGGCGCGCGATATCGTCACGGGCGGGGTGATCGAGCGTGTGGTGGCCAATGAAGCCGGCTGCGGCCTATCGGTCGCGGCCTCGCTGGATGCGGCCCGGTGTTACGCGGAAGATGGGTTGTGGTACGACATGTTCGCCGCCATCTCCGACCTCATCGCGGCGTCGCCCCAGGACCGGGCCCTTCGCCGAATCCGCGCCTCGTTCCTGCAGCAGGCCGGCTTGCCGGACGTCGCCGCCTGGGACTTGCGCCAAGGTGGGAGTGAGTAG
- a CDS encoding DUF928 domain-containing protein → MVTHKKNEAFPLLLLLSAALLVGGFVAGVPGVVAAPAPAEPAAAQIREPAAAPDRPLPAYKPRKDSVPRARIGGPARGGEPGDPALVALVPDHVGLTLKSDPSLCWFLSRPTTQPLTLTILDSRAIKPILEATLPSPARPGLQCVHLRDHGITLKEREQYRWFVTLVLDPDKPSRDIVSGGMIERIPFSEGCALGLPCSWTCELDAVYQYAENGLWYDAIACLLELIKAAPDDPLLLRVLDHLLKQSDIHLPPVRRAG, encoded by the coding sequence ATGGTGACTCACAAGAAGAACGAGGCCTTCCCTCTTCTCCTTCTCCTCAGCGCGGCTCTCCTGGTCGGCGGGTTTGTCGCCGGTGTGCCCGGTGTCGTCGCGGCTCCTGCGCCGGCGGAGCCGGCCGCCGCTCAGATCCGCGAGCCCGCGGCGGCTCCCGACCGGCCGTTGCCAGCGTACAAGCCTCGGAAAGACAGCGTTCCGCGGGCGAGAATCGGCGGGCCGGCGCGTGGCGGCGAGCCCGGTGATCCGGCGCTGGTCGCGTTGGTTCCCGACCATGTGGGCCTGACCTTGAAAAGCGACCCTTCGCTCTGCTGGTTCCTCTCGCGACCGACGACGCAGCCCTTGACCCTCACGATTCTGGATTCCCGCGCGATCAAGCCGATCCTCGAAGCGACGTTGCCGTCGCCCGCCCGTCCGGGCTTGCAGTGCGTGCATCTCAGAGACCACGGCATTACGTTGAAGGAACGGGAACAATACCGGTGGTTCGTCACGCTGGTGCTCGATCCGGACAAACCCTCGCGCGATATCGTGAGCGGCGGCATGATCGAACGGATCCCGTTCAGCGAAGGATGCGCCTTGGGACTCCCCTGTTCCTGGACCTGCGAGTTGGACGCGGTCTATCAGTACGCGGAGAACGGGCTCTGGTACGACGCGATCGCCTGCCTGCTTGAATTGATCAAGGCGGCTCCCGATGATCCGTTACTGCTGAGGGTGCTTGATCACCTGCTGAAGCAATCCGACATTCATCTGCCTCCCGTTCGCCGCGCCGGATAA
- a CDS encoding type II toxin-antitoxin system HicA family toxin has protein sequence MSRLPIVDAKTMEKALLRLGFSVTRQKGSHKFYRHPDGRTTTVPHPSGSDLAWPLIREILREIDLTPEAFQKMLEDL, from the coding sequence TTGAGCCGTCTGCCCATCGTTGACGCCAAGACGATGGAAAAGGCGCTGCTCCGCTTGGGCTTTTCCGTGACGCGCCAAAAAGGCAGCCATAAATTCTACCGACACCCCGACGGGCGGACGACCACCGTTCCTCACCCCTCCGGCAGTGATCTGGCCTGGCCTTTGATCCGGGAAATTCTGCGCGAGATAGACCTCACGCCTGAGGCGTTTCAAAAAATGTTGGAAGACCTGTAA
- a CDS encoding CHAT domain-containing protein, which produces MPHRTLVAIIFVCITLAFAFPALAAGSEPAPPEGLMQQGAQAFARGAFDQALSLWKQAAQEYERAGKVRERSEALVRAAQAAHSLGQLKQALQSLELALNLAQQIGDPVWTAVVQDGIGKVYFANRQPEAAAHHLSEALEIAKAQEARGLTAAILNDLGIVRSFHQQYLDALAAFTESDLLAQGADQPALAIRARLNAARVALRLKRHQDARLWLDQVYDQLKDLPASHDKATALIALGLLYHELRGAFPDLSDPLVLRAAAVLQDAAATAEQMGDIRTLSYAWGYLGRLYETDHRYDDALTLTRQAVFAAQSASAPESLYRWQWQTGRILAAQGRLDEAISAYRSATATLQPIRPEVATASQDAGSPGQGTVRPLYFEFADLLLQRAALTEEGPASQGYLRAARDAIEASKAAELRDYFRDECVDALQAHTTTLDAISTTTAVLYPIIFADRTELLVSLPTGLKRVTVPVPSTTLTQEVRTFRRLLEKRTTREYLPHAQQLYEWLLRPLDADLKAFAIDTLVVVPDGPLRTIPLAALHDGAEFVIQRYAIATTPGLNLTDPRPLNRERLKMLAGGLTQAAQGFPPLPHVTIELQAIRALYGGKQLVNKQFLVAGLEKELKEKPLSVLHIASHGRFEKDVAHSFVLTYDDKLTMAKLDQYVGLFRFRQDPLELLTLSACETAAGDDRAALGLAGVAIKAGARSALATLWSINDEASSTLVAEFYKQLRDPAASKAVALQRAQLKLLSDPVYRHPAYWSPFLLLNNWL; this is translated from the coding sequence ATGCCGCATAGAACGCTTGTCGCCATCATCTTCGTTTGCATCACCCTCGCCTTCGCCTTCCCTGCGTTGGCCGCGGGCTCTGAGCCCGCGCCGCCGGAGGGCCTGATGCAGCAGGGGGCGCAGGCGTTTGCGCGCGGGGCGTTCGATCAGGCGCTCTCGCTCTGGAAACAGGCGGCGCAGGAGTACGAACGGGCCGGGAAGGTGCGGGAACGGAGTGAGGCGCTGGTCCGCGCGGCGCAGGCGGCACACTCGCTCGGCCAGCTCAAACAGGCGTTGCAATCGCTGGAGTTGGCGCTGAACCTGGCTCAGCAGATCGGCGATCCCGTCTGGACGGCGGTCGTGCAGGACGGGATCGGGAAAGTCTACTTTGCGAACCGGCAACCCGAAGCCGCCGCGCACCATTTGTCCGAGGCCCTGGAGATCGCGAAGGCGCAGGAGGCGCGCGGGCTGACCGCCGCGATCCTCAACGACCTGGGCATCGTTCGGTCGTTCCATCAGCAGTACCTCGACGCGCTGGCGGCCTTTACCGAGAGCGATCTATTGGCTCAGGGCGCTGATCAACCGGCGCTGGCGATCCGGGCGCGGCTCAATGCGGCGCGCGTCGCGCTCCGCTTGAAACGCCACCAGGATGCGCGCCTGTGGTTGGACCAGGTGTACGATCAACTGAAGGACCTCCCGGCCTCGCACGACAAGGCGACCGCCCTCATCGCGCTCGGCTTGCTGTACCACGAGCTGCGCGGCGCGTTTCCGGACCTCAGCGATCCGCTCGTGCTGCGCGCCGCGGCGGTCTTGCAGGACGCTGCGGCGACGGCGGAACAGATGGGCGACATCCGCACGTTGTCCTACGCCTGGGGCTACCTTGGTCGTCTTTACGAGACGGACCATCGCTACGACGACGCGCTGACCCTGACGCGCCAGGCGGTCTTCGCGGCCCAGTCGGCGAGCGCCCCGGAATCGCTCTATCGCTGGCAATGGCAGACCGGCCGCATTCTCGCCGCGCAGGGCCGACTCGACGAGGCCATCTCGGCCTACCGCAGCGCCACGGCCACCCTGCAGCCGATCCGTCCGGAGGTGGCGACCGCCTCGCAGGATGCCGGGTCGCCCGGTCAGGGCACCGTGCGCCCGCTCTATTTCGAGTTCGCCGATCTGCTGCTGCAACGCGCCGCGCTGACGGAGGAGGGCCCCGCGTCCCAAGGCTATCTGAGGGCCGCGCGGGACGCGATCGAGGCCTCCAAGGCCGCCGAGCTCCGCGATTATTTCCGCGACGAGTGCGTCGACGCGTTGCAGGCGCACACGACCACGCTGGATGCCATTTCCACGACCACTGCGGTGCTATACCCGATCATTTTCGCCGATCGGACCGAGTTGCTGGTGAGCCTGCCGACCGGGTTGAAGCGGGTGACCGTCCCGGTTCCGTCGACGACGCTGACACAAGAGGTCCGGACCTTCCGGCGCCTGTTGGAGAAGCGGACGACGCGCGAGTACCTGCCCCACGCGCAGCAGCTCTATGAATGGTTGCTGCGACCGCTCGACGCGGACCTGAAGGCTTTCGCCATCGACACGCTGGTGGTGGTGCCGGACGGTCCGCTCCGGACGATCCCCCTCGCCGCCCTGCACGACGGCGCCGAGTTCGTGATCCAGCGCTACGCCATCGCCACTACGCCGGGCCTCAATTTGACCGATCCGCGCCCCCTCAACCGCGAGCGGCTGAAGATGCTGGCCGGCGGCCTCACGCAAGCCGCGCAGGGCTTTCCGCCCCTGCCGCACGTGACCATCGAGCTGCAGGCGATCCGCGCGTTGTACGGCGGCAAGCAACTGGTCAATAAGCAGTTCCTCGTGGCCGGCCTGGAAAAGGAGCTGAAGGAGAAGCCGCTGTCCGTCCTGCACATCGCGTCGCACGGCCGCTTCGAGAAAGACGTGGCGCACTCGTTCGTCCTGACTTACGACGACAAGCTGACGATGGCCAAGCTGGACCAGTACGTGGGGCTCTTCCGGTTCCGGCAGGACCCCCTGGAGCTGCTCACATTGAGCGCCTGCGAGACCGCGGCCGGCGACGATCGCGCCGCGTTGGGCTTGGCCGGCGTGGCGATCAAGGCCGGCGCGCGCAGCGCGCTCGCCACGCTGTGGTCCATCAACGACGAGGCCTCGTCCACGTTGGTGGCCGAGTTCTACAAGCAACTCCGCGATCCGGCCGCGTCCAAGGCCGTGGCGCTCCAGCGCGCCCAACTGAAACTGCTGAGCGATCCCGTGTATCGGCATCCGGCGTATTGGTCGCCGTTCTTGTTATTGAACAACTGGCTGTGA
- a CDS encoding ShlB/FhaC/HecB family hemolysin secretion/activation protein encodes MMMATLTASPVFTQVLPPIFDPTGRSGEPPAPLKKEFKPPTPPPKPALPPVPVPPEGGIEKQMPKIRVFVHDIHVVGSTVFSDAEIDEVVAPFRQRMLTTEDLERLRLALTLMYVNKGYITSGAIIPDQDVTFGVITYQIIEGTLTRIDVEGNRWFRTSYLRDRVARGVTTPVTLAPIQERLQLLQQDPRIQRINAELRPGDQRGESVLNLRVTEASPFKAWLEFNNFQTPVVGAERGLGTVAHQNLTGNGDPFSFTYGRSRGVDPIIDTFYTLPLNRYDTTFTASYRRNDFLVIEAPFRPLDLRVQAEIIGFTLRHPVVRTLSDEFAVAIVGERLYNKVTSIFDVPGVASLFIPGSSPTGVNTVSALRFVQEWTHRTTNSVFAARSRFTVGIDVLEATINHGPLPDSQYFAWLGQMQGVRRFDDWWGLQLLGRMDLQVANDRLFPLEQVPVGGRFSVRGYRENTLVRDNAYLASIEARWPLWRSAAGEDRLQFAQFIDLGRAWNAKGGTPDPETLASVGLGVRWMVLPQDRARFEVYWGVPLNHVETPGGNLQDHGIHLQFVVQAL; translated from the coding sequence ATGATGATGGCCACACTGACAGCCTCGCCGGTCTTTACGCAGGTGCTGCCGCCGATCTTTGACCCGACGGGCCGGTCCGGCGAGCCGCCGGCGCCCTTGAAAAAAGAATTCAAGCCGCCGACGCCGCCGCCCAAACCCGCCTTGCCGCCCGTGCCGGTCCCGCCGGAGGGCGGCATTGAAAAACAGATGCCCAAGATCCGCGTCTTCGTCCATGACATCCATGTCGTCGGCAGCACGGTGTTCTCGGACGCCGAGATCGATGAAGTCGTCGCCCCGTTCCGCCAGCGGATGCTCACGACGGAAGATCTGGAGCGCCTGCGCCTCGCGCTCACCTTGATGTACGTGAACAAGGGCTACATCACGTCCGGCGCGATCATTCCAGACCAGGACGTGACGTTCGGCGTGATCACCTACCAGATCATCGAAGGGACATTGACGCGCATCGACGTCGAAGGTAACCGGTGGTTCCGGACGTCCTATCTCCGCGATCGGGTCGCGCGCGGCGTGACGACGCCGGTGACCCTGGCGCCGATCCAGGAGCGCCTGCAACTGCTCCAGCAGGACCCGCGCATCCAGCGGATCAACGCGGAACTGCGGCCCGGCGACCAACGCGGCGAGAGCGTGTTGAATCTGCGCGTGACGGAAGCGAGCCCCTTCAAGGCCTGGCTGGAGTTCAACAACTTTCAGACGCCGGTGGTGGGCGCGGAGCGCGGGCTGGGCACCGTCGCGCATCAAAATCTGACGGGCAACGGCGATCCGTTCAGCTTCACGTACGGGCGGTCGCGCGGGGTCGATCCGATCATCGACACGTTTTACACCTTGCCGCTGAACCGGTATGACACGACGTTCACGGCCTCCTATCGGCGCAACGATTTCCTCGTCATCGAAGCGCCGTTCCGGCCGTTGGACCTGCGGGTGCAGGCGGAGATCATCGGCTTCACCTTGCGGCATCCGGTGGTCCGGACGCTGTCCGACGAATTCGCCGTCGCGATCGTCGGCGAGCGCTTGTACAACAAGGTCACGTCGATCTTCGACGTTCCCGGCGTCGCCTCGCTCTTCATCCCCGGCTCGTCGCCGACCGGCGTGAACACGGTGAGCGCGTTGCGCTTCGTCCAGGAATGGACGCACCGCACGACGAATTCCGTCTTTGCCGCGCGGTCGCGGTTTACGGTCGGCATCGACGTGCTGGAAGCGACCATCAATCACGGGCCGTTGCCCGACAGCCAGTACTTCGCCTGGCTCGGCCAGATGCAGGGCGTGCGGCGCTTCGACGACTGGTGGGGCTTGCAGCTCCTCGGCCGCATGGACCTCCAGGTGGCGAACGACCGGCTGTTTCCCTTGGAGCAGGTGCCGGTGGGCGGTCGGTTCAGCGTACGGGGCTACCGCGAGAATACCCTCGTGCGCGACAACGCGTACCTGGCCTCGATCGAAGCGCGCTGGCCGTTGTGGCGTTCGGCGGCCGGCGAGGACCGCCTCCAGTTCGCGCAGTTCATCGACCTGGGGCGCGCCTGGAACGCGAAGGGCGGGACGCCGGATCCGGAGACGTTGGCCAGCGTGGGCCTCGGCGTCCGGTGGATGGTTCTGCCGCAGGACCGCGCGCGGTTCGAGGTCTATTGGGGCGTGCCGTTGAATCACGTGGAGACGCCGGGGGGCAATTTGCAGGATCACGGGATTCATCTGCAGTTCGTGGTGCAGGCGTTGTGA
- a CDS encoding four helix bundle protein: protein MWNEECGMRNALTNLHDIWDEEAMTRKNVVQEKSFAFALQIVKLSRRLRLDRRELIPSGQLIRSGISIGANIEEAIAAQSKRDFLAKMSIAMKEARETLYWLRIFHESGLANSPEVTMLLQECRELTNLPSSITLTTRQNLQANKRVSSPDAMNSSFHIPHSTLG from the coding sequence ATGTGGAATGAGGAATGCGGAATGAGAAATGCCCTGACGAACCTACACGACATTTGGGATGAGGAGGCGATGACGAGAAAAAACGTTGTTCAAGAGAAGAGTTTCGCTTTTGCCTTACAGATCGTCAAGCTGAGCCGACGCCTCCGGCTTGACCGGAGAGAATTGATTCCGTCCGGGCAACTCATTCGCTCCGGCATTTCGATCGGGGCGAACATTGAGGAAGCCATAGCCGCACAAAGCAAAAGAGATTTTCTTGCGAAGATGTCCATTGCCATGAAAGAGGCGCGCGAAACCCTTTACTGGTTACGGATCTTCCACGAATCCGGCCTGGCGAATAGTCCGGAAGTCACCATGTTGCTTCAGGAGTGCCGGGAGCTTACGAATCTCCCCAGCAGTATCACGTTGACGACCCGTCAAAACCTCCAGGCGAACAAGCGTGTTTCTTCTCCCGATGCTATGAATTCCTCATTCCACATTCCTCATTCCACATTGGGATAG
- a CDS encoding type II toxin-antitoxin system HicB family antitoxin gives MKTFTAYLEWDPETKLYVGFVPGIPGAHTQGKSLDELQRNLKEVLELCLEEHRDLAENPPRFVGLQQIEVSV, from the coding sequence GTGAAGACATTCACCGCGTATCTGGAATGGGATCCGGAAACCAAACTGTATGTCGGCTTTGTGCCTGGGATCCCGGGCGCCCATACCCAAGGAAAGTCACTCGATGAGCTGCAGAGAAACCTCAAGGAGGTTCTGGAACTCTGTCTGGAAGAGCACCGGGACCTCGCGGAGAATCCCCCTCGATTTGTCGGCCTCCAACAAATTGAGGTCTCGGTTTGA
- a CDS encoding DUF928 domain-containing protein, producing MRFLLILTAAALALGFGASPPGLAAEPSPQAPIEQVQNAPKFIEPTVPVYKPRKGSALRGRVDGGFRGGDKGEPVVKVLAPADHIGFTIRKAPALYWYLSQATTYPIEFTLVDNRHYQPELQVSLKPPPCPGIQMVGLAEYNKTLEEEVQYWWHIAVIVDPESRSKDIHSAGAIERIPYLDALVEGRTACKDPLDVFCLYVESGLWYDAIQVISDLITAHPKDRVLRLMRASLLDQVGLNDVADYDRMQNGTPCPARKVEADSATASAQR from the coding sequence ATGCGCTTCCTCCTGATCCTGACGGCCGCCGCTCTCGCCCTCGGTTTCGGTGCTTCGCCGCCGGGACTCGCCGCCGAGCCCTCCCCGCAGGCCCCGATTGAACAGGTGCAAAACGCCCCCAAGTTCATCGAGCCGACCGTGCCGGTCTACAAACCGCGCAAAGGCAGCGCGCTCCGCGGCCGGGTGGACGGCGGGTTCCGCGGAGGAGACAAAGGCGAGCCCGTCGTCAAGGTCCTCGCGCCCGCCGACCATATCGGCTTCACCATTCGCAAGGCGCCGGCCCTGTATTGGTACCTGTCCCAGGCAACCACCTATCCGATCGAATTCACGCTGGTGGACAACCGGCACTATCAGCCGGAGCTGCAGGTGTCGCTCAAACCTCCCCCCTGCCCCGGCATTCAGATGGTCGGGCTCGCCGAGTACAACAAGACGCTGGAGGAGGAGGTGCAGTATTGGTGGCACATCGCCGTGATCGTCGACCCCGAATCCCGGTCGAAAGACATTCACTCGGCGGGCGCCATCGAACGCATTCCCTACCTGGATGCCCTCGTCGAGGGCAGGACCGCCTGTAAGGACCCGCTGGACGTCTTCTGCCTGTATGTGGAGTCCGGACTCTGGTACGACGCCATCCAGGTGATCTCCGACTTGATTACGGCGCATCCGAAGGATCGGGTTCTGCGCCTGATGCGCGCGTCCCTGTTGGACCAGGTGGGGCTGAACGACGTGGCCGACTATGACCGGATGCAGAACGGCACGCCGTGTCCGGCGCGCAAGGTGGAGGCGGACTCAGCGACCGCGTCCGCGCAACGGTAA
- a CDS encoding PAS domain S-box protein — MTTATAEHSVLIVDDEEDIVLTLRDLLEHDGYRVDFAGTCAEAIARAAERHYNAVLLDLTLPDGDGLTVLKALQERDPTLPVIVLTADVSTDRRVDLRTQGAFDYLTKPYNRDDLRATLRKAVGVKALAVKAARVEHALTESQERFRSLVESATDAIVVADHRGRILSWNRAASTLFGYAEAEILGRPLTALMPARYREAHQNGLQRLRAGGETRLIGRVVELEGLRKDGSEFPLELSLATWRTRTETFFSGIIRDISERKRVQAALGVSEERFRSLVSNIPGAVYRCACDPHWTMEFLTDGVQDLCGYPASDFLGNRVRSYASVIHPDDRATVERQVHEAVAQRRPYVIEYRLLHSNGDVRWVYEKGQGVFEDGRVRWLDGVIVDITDRKRAEAALQDSEERYRALYEDNPSMYFMVDPDGRILSVNPFGAEQLGYTVAELLGRPVLSVFHAEDRQAVARELEMCLEHFGRAISWELRKVRKDGVVIWVRETARAVQTAAHGPVVLIVCEDITDRKRAEDAERESEERFRQLAEQIREVFWLSDAEKNRIYYVSPAYEQIWGRPCDALYASPRSWLDAIHPDDRPRVLEAALTKQVGGEYDEEYRIVRPDGSERWIRDRAFPVRDATGRVYRIAGLAEDITDRKRIEAALRDSNERLDLAVRGSTDGLWDGRVIPGEHWSSPRTPVWWSPRLKELLGFADDEFPDVLESWSSRLHPDDKDRVFAALTAHIERKEPYDVEYRLLNKAGEYRWFRARGQAVWDDQGRLVRMAGSLQCVTDRKRAEEALRASEERLRLALRAADLGVWDWDLRSGRVYWSETVEAFFGLPSGSFPGTHAAYLDLIYLEDRGLVLQAVQDAVEGRAAFEIEHRVVRPDGTLHWLAWSGRVMRETDGTAIRILGTVRDVTTAKQRA, encoded by the coding sequence ATGACCACCGCAACGGCTGAACACAGCGTGCTCATTGTCGACGATGAAGAGGATATCGTCTTGACGCTGCGGGACCTGCTGGAGCACGACGGGTACCGGGTCGATTTCGCCGGCACCTGCGCCGAGGCCATCGCCCGCGCCGCCGAACGCCATTACAACGCGGTGCTGCTCGACCTGACTCTGCCCGACGGCGACGGGCTCACCGTGTTGAAGGCGCTGCAGGAGCGCGACCCGACGCTGCCGGTCATCGTCCTGACCGCCGACGTCTCGACGGACCGGCGGGTCGATTTGCGGACCCAAGGCGCCTTCGATTATCTGACCAAGCCCTATAACCGCGACGATCTGCGCGCCACGCTGCGCAAGGCGGTCGGGGTCAAAGCCCTTGCCGTGAAGGCGGCCCGGGTGGAACACGCCTTGACCGAGAGCCAGGAACGGTTCCGCTCACTGGTCGAGTCGGCGACGGACGCCATCGTCGTCGCCGACCACCGCGGCCGCATCCTCTCCTGGAACCGGGCGGCCTCGACCTTGTTCGGCTATGCCGAGGCCGAGATTCTGGGCCGGCCGCTGACCGCGCTGATGCCGGCCCGTTACCGGGAGGCGCACCAGAATGGCCTGCAACGCCTCCGCGCCGGCGGCGAGACCCGCCTCATCGGCAGAGTGGTCGAGCTGGAAGGGCTCCGGAAGGACGGCAGCGAGTTTCCGCTGGAACTCTCGCTGGCCACGTGGCGGACGCGGACCGAGACGTTCTTCAGCGGGATCATCCGCGACATCTCCGAACGGAAACGGGTCCAGGCGGCGCTCGGGGTGAGCGAAGAGCGCTTCCGTTCTCTGGTGTCGAACATTCCCGGCGCCGTCTATCGCTGCGCCTGCGATCCCCACTGGACGATGGAGTTCCTGACCGACGGCGTCCAGGATCTCTGCGGGTATCCCGCGTCGGACTTTCTCGGCAACCGCGTCCGGTCGTACGCCAGCGTCATCCATCCGGACGATCGGGCGACGGTCGAGCGACAGGTCCATGAGGCGGTAGCGCAGCGACGGCCGTACGTCATCGAGTATCGGCTGTTGCACAGCAACGGCGACGTCCGATGGGTGTACGAGAAGGGGCAAGGAGTCTTCGAGGACGGCCGGGTGCGCTGGCTCGACGGGGTCATCGTGGACATTACGGACCGCAAGCGGGCCGAAGCGGCGCTCCAGGACAGCGAAGAGCGGTATCGCGCGCTCTACGAAGACAACCCGTCCATGTACTTCATGGTCGATCCCGACGGGAGGATCCTCTCGGTCAATCCTTTCGGCGCCGAACAACTCGGCTACACCGTCGCGGAGCTCCTCGGCCGGCCGGTCCTGTCGGTGTTTCACGCCGAGGACCGCCAGGCCGTGGCCCGGGAACTCGAGATGTGCCTGGAACACTTCGGCCGGGCGATCAGTTGGGAATTGCGTAAGGTCCGGAAGGACGGGGTCGTGATTTGGGTCCGCGAAACGGCCCGGGCGGTGCAAACCGCCGCCCACGGGCCGGTCGTGTTGATCGTCTGCGAGGACATCACCGACCGCAAACGGGCCGAAGATGCGGAGCGGGAAAGCGAAGAGCGGTTCCGCCAGTTGGCCGAACAGATCAGAGAAGTCTTTTGGCTCAGCGATGCCGAGAAAAATCGGATCTATTATGTCAGTCCTGCGTACGAGCAGATCTGGGGCCGCCCCTGCGACGCGCTCTACGCCTCGCCTCGGTCGTGGTTGGACGCCATTCATCCCGACGACCGGCCCCGCGTGCTCGAGGCGGCGCTCACCAAGCAAGTCGGCGGAGAGTACGACGAAGAGTATCGGATCGTGCGGCCGGACGGATCGGAGCGGTGGATTCGGGACCGCGCCTTCCCTGTCCGTGACGCGACCGGCCGAGTGTATCGGATCGCCGGGCTCGCCGAGGACATCACCGACCGCAAACGGATCGAAGCAGCCCTGCGCGACAGCAACGAGCGCCTGGACCTCGCGGTGCGGGGGTCCACCGACGGGCTATGGGACGGCCGCGTCATCCCCGGCGAGCACTGGTCCTCCCCGCGGACGCCGGTCTGGTGGTCGCCCCGCCTCAAAGAGCTGTTGGGGTTTGCCGACGACGAGTTCCCGGACGTGCTGGAGAGTTGGTCCTCCCGCCTCCATCCCGACGATAAGGACCGGGTCTTTGCCGCGCTGACGGCGCACATCGAGCGGAAGGAGCCGTATGACGTGGAATATCGGTTGCTGAACAAGGCGGGCGAATACCGGTGGTTCCGCGCCAGAGGGCAGGCCGTCTGGGACGACCAGGGTCGGCTGGTCCGAATGGCCGGCTCCCTGCAATGCGTCACCGACCGGAAGCGCGCGGAGGAAGCCCTGCGCGCGAGCGAGGAGCGGTTGCGGCTGGCGCTTCGCGCCGCCGACTTGGGGGTGTGGGATTGGGACCTCCGCTCGGGCCGCGTGTATTGGTCCGAGACCGTCGAAGCGTTCTTCGGCCTCCCTTCCGGTTCGTTCCCCGGGACGCATGCCGCGTACCTCGATCTCATTTACCTCGAGGATCGCGGCCTCGTGCTGCAGGCCGTTCAGGACGCCGTCGAGGGACGAGCGGCGTTCGAGATCGAGCATCGGGTGGTCCGGCCGGACGGCACGCTGCATTGGCTGGCCTGGTCGGGCCGGGTCATGCGGGAGACGGACGGAACGGCGATCCGGATCCTCGGCACGGTGCGGGACGTGACGACAGCCAAACAACGCGCGTGA